In one Canis lupus dingo isolate Sandy chromosome 16, ASM325472v2, whole genome shotgun sequence genomic region, the following are encoded:
- the TCIM gene encoding transcriptional and immune response regulator: MIFATDSLESPGAEFPKILTSMKAKPSRQASVMSTSLRVSPSIHGYHFDTASRKKAVANIFENIDQEALQRLFKNSGDKKAEERAKIIFAIDQDLEEKTRALMALKKRTKDKLFQFLKLRKYSIKVH, encoded by the coding sequence ATGATTTTTGCCACAGACTCTCTGGAGAGCCCGGGAGCTGAATTCCCGAAGATCCTCACATCGATGAAAGCAAAGCCAAGCCGCCAAGCCAGCGTCATGTCCACCTCGCTGCGAGTTAGCCCGTCCATCCACGGCTACCACTTCGACACGGCCTCGCGGAAGAAGGCAGTGGCCAACATCTTTGAAAACATAGACCAAGAAGCTCTACAGAGACTTTTCAAAAACTCTGGGGacaagaaggcagaggagagagctAAGATCATTTTTGCCATAGATCAAGATCTGGAGGAGAAAACGCGAGCCCTGATGGCCCTGAAGAAGAGGACGAAAGACAAGCTTTTCCAATTTCTGAAACTGCGGAAATATTCCATCAAGGTTCACTGA